A genomic region of Barnesiella viscericola DSM 18177 contains the following coding sequences:
- the lpdA gene encoding dihydrolipoyl dehydrogenase, protein MNSDIIIIGAGPGGYETALYAAKKGLSVTLFEERRAGGTCLQEGCIPTKCFCRSAEVADTVADSQTMGIITSAPTVDMARIVARKNEVVDQLTAGIEFLLKNKLITYVPERAELLDAHSVKSASGETYTARHMLIATGSTAKIPPIEGSGLPGVVTSTQLLDIDHVPARLCIVGAGVIGLEFASIFRSLGSAVTMLEFAKEILPNFDTDISKRLKQVLGKRGIEFFNQAGVKSIEPNGPALTVRYTWKNQEHTVEADTVLIATGRAPRVEGLGLDRVGIHYSPKGIETDDNLQTNVPDIYAIGDVNGRCMLAHAASFQGRKVIDHLLGEKSNIDLHIIPSAVFTRPEAGMVGLTEEECKQRGIAFTAKKSLFRANGKAVSMGEPDGLCKLIADENGRIIGGHIFGAHAADLVQEVSALMNRGTTIAQLKEMIHAHPTLSEVLQECAREF, encoded by the coding sequence ATGAACAGCGATATTATCATCATCGGAGCCGGTCCCGGCGGATACGAGACGGCTCTATATGCTGCCAAGAAGGGATTAAGCGTCACCCTGTTTGAAGAGCGCCGGGCGGGCGGTACCTGCCTGCAAGAGGGGTGTATCCCCACCAAATGCTTCTGCCGCAGCGCCGAGGTGGCCGACACGGTGGCCGACAGCCAGACGATGGGAATCATCACCTCGGCCCCCACGGTCGACATGGCCCGCATCGTGGCCCGCAAGAACGAGGTGGTAGACCAACTGACCGCCGGTATCGAGTTTCTGTTGAAAAACAAACTGATTACCTACGTACCCGAACGGGCCGAACTGCTCGACGCCCACTCGGTGAAGAGTGCCTCGGGCGAGACCTACACGGCCCGTCACATGCTCATCGCCACCGGCTCGACGGCCAAGATCCCACCCATCGAAGGGAGTGGGTTGCCCGGGGTAGTCACCTCGACCCAACTGCTCGACATCGACCACGTTCCGGCCCGACTCTGCATCGTGGGCGCCGGGGTCATCGGGCTTGAATTTGCCTCCATCTTCCGCAGCCTGGGCAGCGCGGTCACCATGCTCGAATTTGCCAAAGAGATTCTGCCCAACTTCGATACCGACATCAGCAAACGGCTGAAACAGGTACTCGGCAAGCGGGGCATCGAATTTTTCAACCAGGCCGGTGTGAAGAGTATCGAACCAAACGGCCCGGCTCTGACCGTACGCTACACCTGGAAAAATCAGGAGCACACCGTCGAGGCCGACACCGTGCTGATTGCTACCGGACGCGCTCCCCGCGTCGAAGGTCTGGGACTCGACCGAGTGGGCATACACTACTCGCCCAAAGGTATCGAGACCGACGACAACCTGCAAACCAACGTGCCCGACATCTACGCCATAGGCGATGTGAACGGTCGCTGCATGCTGGCCCACGCCGCTTCGTTCCAGGGACGAAAGGTCATCGACCACCTGCTCGGCGAGAAGAGCAACATCGACCTGCATATTATCCCCTCAGCCGTATTTACACGTCCCGAAGCCGGTATGGTGGGACTCACCGAGGAGGAGTGCAAGCAACGAGGCATCGCCTTCACGGCCAAAAAATCGCTCTTCCGGGCCAACGGCAAGGCGGTGAGTATGGGCGAGCCCGACGGCTTGTGCAAACTCATTGCCGACGAGAACGGACGAATCATAGGCGGGCATATCTTCGGAGCTCATGCCGCCGACCTGGTGCAGGAGGTATCGGCCCTGATGAACCGAGGTACCACCATCGCCCAACTGAAAGAGATGATACATGCACACCCCACCCTTTCGGAGGTGCTGCAAGAGTGTGCCCGGGAATTTTGA
- a CDS encoding ABC transporter ATP-binding protein → MYYLEANHIVKQYASHRALDDVTVHVPRNGIYGLLGPNGAGKTTLIRIINQITAPDEGEVHIDGRPLHPSDVEHIGYLPEERGLYKKMKVGEQILYLAQLKGLSRKAAKESMDYWLNKFDIKGWEKKKIEELSKGMQQKIQFITTVMHNPQLLIFDEPFSGFDPVNANLLKREILEMRDKGATIIFSTHNMGSVEELCDEITLINRSHAVLQGKVDDIRQQHKKHLFQVEVQQGELQSNDLYEITDSRAISRGHAYTLRKRDPHMSNNELIGLLTQQCQIAGFEEILPTMNEIFIETVGESALEEKQN, encoded by the coding sequence ATGTATTACCTCGAAGCGAACCACATCGTCAAGCAATATGCCTCTCACCGGGCCCTCGACGATGTCACCGTGCACGTACCCCGCAACGGCATTTACGGACTGCTGGGGCCCAACGGTGCCGGTAAAACGACCCTGATCCGCATCATCAACCAGATAACCGCTCCCGACGAAGGCGAAGTGCACATCGACGGGCGTCCGCTGCACCCCTCTGACGTCGAGCACATCGGCTACCTGCCCGAGGAGCGCGGTCTCTATAAAAAGATGAAGGTGGGCGAACAGATTCTCTACCTGGCCCAGCTCAAAGGCTTGTCGCGCAAAGCGGCCAAAGAGAGCATGGACTACTGGCTCAACAAATTTGACATCAAAGGTTGGGAAAAGAAGAAAATCGAGGAGCTTTCCAAAGGTATGCAACAGAAGATACAGTTCATCACCACAGTGATGCACAACCCGCAGCTGCTCATCTTCGACGAGCCGTTCAGCGGCTTCGACCCGGTAAATGCCAACCTGCTCAAACGCGAGATTCTCGAAATGCGCGACAAGGGTGCCACCATCATCTTCTCGACCCACAACATGGGTTCGGTAGAGGAGTTGTGCGACGAGATTACCCTCATCAACCGCTCACACGCCGTATTGCAAGGCAAGGTGGACGACATTCGCCAGCAGCACAAGAAACACCTCTTCCAGGTCGAGGTACAGCAGGGCGAATTGCAAAGCAACGACCTCTACGAGATAACCGATTCGCGCGCCATCTCGCGAGGTCACGCCTACACCCTGCGCAAACGCGACCCGCACATGAGCAACAACGAACTCATCGGGCTGCTCACCCAACAGTGCCAGATTGCTGGGTTCGAGGAGATACTCCCCACCATGAACGAAATTTTTATCGAAACCGTGGGCGAATCGGCTCTCGAAGAGAAACAAAACTAA
- the gcvPA gene encoding aminomethyl-transferring glycine dehydrogenase subunit GcvPA, giving the protein MYKYFPHTESDIAEMLERIGVSSLDDLYAEIPESIRFDKDYNLHQSMSEDEVRSYFKELGNLNHPLISFAGGGAYDHYSPSVIAQLIARSEYLTAYTPYQPEISQGTLQYIFEFQSMICELTGMECCNASMYDGATATAEAMLMAIAHAKKRNKVIISRTVSERVIAVVETYARFHGVVLDYIPEKEGVTDKAAMEQMLAADDVAGVIVSTPNRYGIIEDFTGFAESTHAHKTLFIVNADPSAMAVLKTPGEWGADIACGDGQSLGMPLNFGGPYVGYLAATRDLVRKLPGRIVGATKDVDGKRAFVLTLQAREQHIRRQKANSNICSNQSLMALYVTIYMALMGKRGLQEVNEKSYAGAHYLCDKLLATGKFSLCFDKPFLKEFAVRTTLNREKLLKHLEEKGFLAGIPVEGTDDALLFCVTEKRTREEIDNLVSLIEQEG; this is encoded by the coding sequence ATGTACAAATATTTTCCGCATACCGAATCGGATATTGCCGAAATGCTGGAACGGATAGGCGTATCGTCGCTCGACGACCTCTATGCCGAGATTCCCGAAAGCATTCGCTTCGACAAAGATTACAACCTGCACCAATCGATGTCGGAAGACGAGGTACGAAGCTATTTCAAGGAGTTGGGCAACCTGAACCACCCGCTCATCTCCTTTGCCGGCGGTGGAGCCTATGACCACTACTCTCCCTCGGTCATTGCCCAGCTCATCGCCCGCTCGGAGTACCTCACGGCCTATACCCCCTACCAGCCCGAGATTTCGCAAGGCACGCTGCAATACATCTTTGAATTCCAAAGCATGATCTGCGAGCTCACCGGCATGGAGTGCTGCAACGCCTCGATGTACGACGGTGCCACGGCCACGGCCGAGGCCATGCTCATGGCCATCGCCCACGCCAAGAAACGCAACAAGGTGATTATCTCGCGTACCGTGAGCGAACGGGTAATTGCCGTCGTAGAGACCTACGCTCGTTTTCACGGTGTGGTACTCGACTACATTCCCGAGAAGGAGGGTGTGACCGACAAGGCCGCCATGGAACAGATGCTGGCTGCCGACGACGTGGCCGGCGTGATTGTAAGTACTCCCAACCGCTATGGTATCATCGAGGACTTCACCGGCTTTGCCGAAAGCACGCACGCCCACAAGACGCTCTTCATCGTCAACGCCGACCCCTCGGCCATGGCCGTACTGAAAACGCCCGGCGAATGGGGTGCCGATATTGCCTGCGGCGACGGTCAGTCGCTGGGTATGCCGTTGAACTTCGGCGGTCCCTACGTAGGCTATCTGGCCGCTACCCGCGACCTGGTGCGCAAGCTGCCGGGCCGTATCGTTGGCGCCACGAAAGATGTCGACGGCAAACGGGCCTTCGTGCTGACGCTGCAAGCCCGCGAGCAACACATACGCCGCCAGAAGGCCAACAGCAACATCTGCTCCAACCAGTCGCTCATGGCCCTGTATGTGACCATCTACATGGCACTCATGGGCAAACGCGGTTTGCAGGAGGTCAACGAGAAATCCTACGCCGGAGCCCACTACCTGTGCGACAAGCTGCTGGCCACGGGCAAATTCTCGCTCTGCTTCGACAAACCCTTCCTCAAAGAGTTTGCCGTGCGCACCACCCTCAATCGGGAGAAACTGCTGAAACATCTCGAAGAGAAAGGCTTCCTGGCCGGTATTCCCGTCGAGGGAACCGACGATGCTCTCCTATTCTGCGTGACCGAGAAACGCACTCGCGAAGAGATTGACAATTTGGTTTCACTAATCGAACAGGAGGGATAA
- the gcvH gene encoding glycine cleavage system protein GcvH — protein sequence MSTVLDGLYYSESHEWLKVKGEFGYIGITDYAQHQLGNVVYVDLPEVDDELNQGEEFGAVESVKAASDLLSPISGTVVEINEALEDKPELLNEDAFNNWICKVKINDTAELSNLMDAEAYKAICE from the coding sequence ATGAGTACAGTATTGGACGGACTTTATTATTCCGAATCACACGAGTGGTTAAAAGTTAAAGGCGAATTCGGTTACATCGGCATCACCGACTATGCCCAACACCAACTGGGCAACGTGGTATATGTCGACCTGCCCGAGGTAGACGATGAGCTGAACCAAGGCGAAGAGTTCGGAGCCGTCGAGAGCGTGAAAGCCGCCAGTGACCTGCTGTCGCCCATCAGCGGAACCGTCGTAGAGATAAACGAAGCCCTGGAAGACAAACCCGAACTGTTGAACGAGGACGCTTTCAACAACTGGATTTGCAAAGTGAAGATCAACGACACGGCCGAGTTGAGCAACCTGATGGACGCCGAGGCTTACAAAGCTATTTGCGAATAA
- a CDS encoding amidohydrolase, with protein MDDLLRVALVQTDIVWEDKSRNRERCAQVLERLSGRCDLAVLPEMFTTGFSMRAEELSEPVSGPTVEALVVWARQYRMALAGSFMAREGERCYNRGFIVTPDGEAHYYDKRHLFRMGEEGRHFTAGNRHLVVNYRGWNIALQVCYDLRFPVWCRNVNNEYDLLLVVANWPQSRGYAWRSLLIARAIENAAYVCGVNRTGKDSTSMVYRGDTMAVGVKGEILAEAEPFTEQVVEVELDLSKVRRFREKFPVWKDADNFSLE; from the coding sequence ATGGACGATTTGCTGAGGGTCGCACTGGTGCAGACCGATATCGTGTGGGAAGACAAGTCGCGTAACCGGGAGCGTTGTGCCCAAGTGTTGGAGCGGCTTTCGGGCCGTTGCGACCTGGCAGTGCTCCCCGAGATGTTTACAACCGGATTCTCGATGCGGGCCGAAGAGTTGTCCGAGCCGGTATCGGGGCCTACGGTCGAGGCTCTTGTCGTGTGGGCCCGGCAGTATCGCATGGCCTTGGCGGGTAGCTTCATGGCCCGGGAGGGTGAGCGGTGTTACAACCGAGGGTTTATCGTCACACCCGATGGCGAAGCGCATTACTACGACAAGCGTCACCTCTTCCGCATGGGCGAGGAGGGGCGCCATTTCACGGCGGGTAACCGTCACTTGGTAGTCAATTACCGGGGGTGGAACATCGCCTTGCAGGTGTGCTACGACCTGCGTTTCCCGGTGTGGTGCCGCAACGTGAACAACGAGTACGACCTGTTGCTGGTCGTGGCCAACTGGCCCCAGTCGCGGGGCTATGCGTGGCGCAGCCTGCTCATAGCCCGAGCTATCGAGAATGCGGCTTATGTGTGTGGGGTGAACCGTACCGGGAAAGATTCCACCTCAATGGTTTATCGGGGCGACACGATGGCCGTGGGGGTAAAGGGCGAAATCTTGGCTGAGGCCGAACCCTTTACCGAGCAGGTGGTCGAGGTCGAGCTGGACCTGTCGAAGGTACGCCGTTTCAGAGAGAAATTCCCGGTGTGGAAAGATGCCGATAATTTTTCGTTGGAGTAA
- the gcvPB gene encoding aminomethyl-transferring glycine dehydrogenase subunit GcvPB, with translation MKYYNKLIFEISKPGRVGYSLPQSDFGNYSLADLPQSLRRTAPAELPEVSELDVVRHYTNVSNKNFGVETGFYPLGSCTMKYNPKINEEMAALPAFTSLHPRQSEESVQGALRLYYELAHALAEISGLAEFTLNPFAGAHGELTGLMLMRQYHIKRGDLKRTKVIVPDSAHGTNPASAAVCGLEIVEVPSTPEGTIDVAKLEPLLDDTIAGIMMTNPNTLGIFEKEIPQIAKLVHGCGGLLYYDGANLNPLLGRCRPGDMGFDIMHINLHKTFSTPHGGGGPGSGPVGVAAALVDYLPRPRVVKHGDRYAVEGSADSLGSVSGFFGNFGVMMRAYAYILSLGKENLKHAGELATLNANYVKESLKDCYYLPIEGICKHEFVFDGLLDKSTGVTTLDVAKRLLDYGYHAPTIYFPLLFHQSIMIEPTETESKETLDEFIEAMRTVAREAIDDPEMVKSAPHVTPVRRLDETTAAKNPILRFKDLNY, from the coding sequence ATGAAATATTACAACAAACTTATTTTTGAGATTTCAAAGCCGGGACGCGTAGGCTACTCCCTACCCCAATCGGACTTTGGCAACTATTCGCTGGCCGACCTGCCCCAATCGCTCAGAAGAACGGCTCCGGCCGAGCTGCCCGAGGTGAGCGAACTCGACGTGGTGCGCCACTATACCAACGTATCGAACAAGAATTTCGGCGTTGAGACCGGCTTCTATCCGCTGGGCTCCTGCACCATGAAATACAACCCCAAGATCAACGAAGAGATGGCGGCCCTGCCGGCCTTCACCTCGCTGCACCCGCGGCAGAGCGAAGAGTCGGTACAAGGGGCCCTGCGGCTCTATTATGAACTGGCACACGCTCTGGCCGAAATTTCGGGTCTGGCCGAGTTCACCCTCAACCCCTTTGCCGGAGCTCACGGCGAGTTGACGGGCCTCATGCTCATGCGCCAGTATCACATCAAACGGGGCGACCTGAAACGAACCAAAGTGATTGTCCCCGACAGTGCCCACGGTACCAACCCGGCCAGCGCCGCCGTGTGCGGACTGGAAATCGTCGAGGTTCCCTCTACGCCCGAAGGTACCATCGATGTGGCTAAACTCGAACCGCTGCTCGACGACACGATTGCCGGTATCATGATGACCAACCCCAATACGCTGGGTATCTTCGAGAAAGAGATTCCCCAGATTGCCAAACTGGTACACGGTTGCGGCGGTCTGCTCTACTACGACGGAGCCAACCTCAACCCGCTGTTGGGCCGTTGCCGCCCCGGCGACATGGGTTTCGACATCATGCACATCAACCTGCACAAGACCTTCTCGACCCCGCACGGCGGCGGTGGTCCCGGTAGCGGCCCCGTAGGTGTGGCTGCCGCACTGGTCGACTATCTGCCCCGTCCCCGCGTGGTGAAACACGGCGACCGCTACGCCGTCGAGGGTAGTGCCGACAGCCTGGGCAGCGTATCGGGATTCTTTGGCAACTTCGGGGTGATGATGCGGGCATACGCCTACATTCTCTCACTCGGCAAGGAGAACCTCAAACATGCCGGTGAGCTGGCTACGCTGAATGCCAACTACGTGAAAGAGTCGTTGAAAGATTGCTACTACCTGCCCATCGAGGGCATCTGTAAGCACGAGTTCGTCTTCGACGGCCTGCTCGACAAATCGACCGGCGTGACGACTCTCGACGTGGCCAAACGTCTGCTCGACTACGGATACCATGCACCGACCATCTACTTCCCGCTGCTGTTCCATCAGTCGATTATGATCGAGCCCACCGAGACCGAGTCGAAAGAGACGCTCGACGAGTTTATCGAAGCCATGCGCACCGTGGCCCGCGAAGCCATCGACGACCCCGAAATGGTCAAGAGCGCTCCACACGTAACACCCGTACGCCGGCTCGACGAAACTACTGCGGCCAAGAATCCTATCTTGCGCTTCAAAGATTTGAATTATTAA
- a CDS encoding lysophospholipid acyltransferase family protein: MKRALSSFLLKVMGWRVTVSIPDYPKCVICVAPHTSNWDFFIGKLAYLSVGRFAGFMMKKEWFFPPLGALLRSMGGVAVSRDRRTDMVAQLVEIFNSRDRFAIAITPEATRRANPDWKKGFYYIAQGANVPIVLAYIDYRAKRVGMERTFTPTGDVEADMRAIKTYYKDFHARRPENFVTGL, translated from the coding sequence ATGAAACGGGCCCTGAGTTCCTTCCTGTTGAAGGTCATGGGGTGGCGGGTGACGGTTTCGATACCCGATTATCCCAAGTGTGTCATCTGTGTGGCTCCCCATACCAGCAACTGGGATTTCTTCATCGGTAAACTGGCCTATCTGTCGGTAGGCCGATTTGCGGGATTCATGATGAAGAAGGAGTGGTTCTTCCCGCCGCTGGGAGCGCTGTTACGTTCGATGGGCGGGGTGGCCGTGTCGCGCGACCGGCGCACCGATATGGTGGCACAGTTGGTAGAGATATTCAACTCGCGCGATCGCTTTGCCATTGCAATTACACCCGAAGCTACCCGCCGGGCCAACCCCGACTGGAAGAAGGGGTTCTATTACATAGCCCAGGGGGCGAATGTCCCTATCGTGCTGGCCTATATCGACTATCGGGCGAAGCGGGTTGGCATGGAGCGTACCTTTACCCCTACGGGCGATGTCGAGGCCGACATGCGGGCCATCAAGACCTATTACAAGGATTTTCATGCCCGCAGGCCCGAGAATTTTGTAACCGGATTATAA
- the dnaG gene encoding DNA primase: MIDQATIDKIMAATDIVDVVSDFVSLRRRGANYWGLCPFHDDKSPSFSVSPSKGVCKCFSCGKGGSAIHFIMEHEQLSYYEALKYLAKKYNIEVHEKELTDEEKQKRTERESMFVINAFAQEFFSHSLLETEEGRSVGMAYFRERGFNEDIIRKFGLGYSPEKRDALAQEAKKRGYKTEFLLKTGLCREGQHGSIYDLFAGRVMFPVYSVSGKVVAFGGRILKSGVKISKYFNSPESDIYHKSNELYGIYQAKRAIEKERCCYLVEGYTDVLSMHQSGIENVVASSGTALTPGQIRLIHRFTDNITVLYDGDAPGIKASLRGIDLILQEGLNIKVVLLPDGEDPDSFSKSQSAESFRKYIKEHETDFIRFKTQLLLEDAGEDPIKRAAIISNIVESISLIPDAIVRSVYVQECSRLLQIDEQVLLSELNKRRQKRAEQQSTRERYQAAGHRPAQPASTQQPAVAGGNESPAEGGETPPPHALTDIPVAPDAAEVAPIAHDSLTQRVASRSPLDKYEREIIRYIVRYGYRNLFETSEGSWQKVWEYITDELSIDHIELSNPLYKQIMELTAAQREHEAQQASALRSELQAKSRQRIDEAIEQIRLESGDIADKQRKESEAQERILGETDEELQTFETNFLERYFTTYPDTTISLLAVDLVSEKYQLSKVHTKFQKIESETDRLWELIPRAIYELKNAILDQAIKQIQEQIREASRNKDDKRVDELIEQNVELNQVRTTLAKQIGDRIVSPK; the protein is encoded by the coding sequence ATGATAGACCAGGCAACCATCGATAAGATTATGGCCGCGACCGACATTGTCGACGTCGTCTCCGACTTCGTCAGCCTGCGCCGACGGGGAGCCAATTACTGGGGGTTGTGTCCGTTTCACGACGACAAATCGCCCTCGTTCAGCGTCTCTCCGTCGAAAGGGGTGTGCAAATGTTTCAGTTGCGGGAAAGGCGGCAGTGCCATACACTTTATCATGGAGCACGAGCAGCTCTCCTATTACGAAGCGCTGAAGTACCTGGCCAAGAAATACAACATCGAGGTTCATGAAAAGGAGCTGACCGACGAAGAGAAACAGAAGCGAACCGAACGCGAAAGCATGTTTGTGATCAACGCTTTTGCCCAGGAGTTTTTCAGCCATTCGCTGTTGGAGACCGAAGAGGGGCGCTCGGTGGGTATGGCCTATTTCAGGGAACGGGGCTTCAACGAAGATATTATCCGCAAGTTCGGGCTTGGCTATTCGCCCGAGAAGCGTGACGCACTGGCCCAGGAGGCCAAGAAACGAGGCTACAAGACAGAGTTCCTGCTCAAAACGGGACTGTGTCGCGAAGGCCAGCACGGAAGCATCTACGACCTGTTTGCCGGCCGGGTAATGTTTCCCGTATACAGCGTGTCGGGCAAGGTGGTCGCCTTTGGCGGCAGGATACTCAAATCGGGGGTAAAAATAAGCAAATATTTCAATTCGCCCGAGTCGGACATCTACCACAAGAGCAACGAGCTCTACGGTATCTACCAGGCCAAGCGTGCCATCGAGAAGGAGCGCTGCTGCTACCTGGTCGAGGGCTACACCGATGTACTGTCGATGCACCAGTCGGGTATCGAGAATGTCGTGGCCTCGTCGGGTACGGCCCTCACCCCTGGACAGATACGGCTTATCCATCGCTTCACCGACAACATCACGGTGCTATACGACGGCGATGCGCCGGGTATCAAGGCCTCGCTGCGAGGTATCGACCTCATTCTTCAAGAGGGGCTCAACATCAAGGTGGTGCTGCTGCCCGACGGCGAAGACCCCGACTCGTTCTCCAAGAGCCAGAGTGCCGAATCGTTCAGAAAATACATCAAGGAGCATGAGACCGACTTTATCCGGTTCAAGACCCAGCTCCTTCTCGAAGATGCCGGCGAGGATCCCATCAAGCGGGCTGCCATCATCTCGAATATCGTCGAGAGTATTTCGCTCATACCCGACGCCATTGTCCGCTCGGTATATGTGCAGGAGTGCAGCCGATTGCTGCAAATCGACGAGCAGGTGCTCTTGTCGGAGCTGAACAAGCGGCGGCAGAAACGGGCCGAGCAGCAGTCTACCCGCGAACGGTACCAGGCGGCCGGGCACCGACCTGCACAACCGGCCTCCACTCAGCAACCGGCCGTTGCAGGCGGGAACGAAAGTCCTGCCGAAGGAGGCGAAACTCCCCCTCCCCATGCTCTCACCGACATACCTGTCGCACCCGATGCGGCCGAAGTTGCCCCTATCGCCCACGACTCGCTGACACAACGGGTAGCCAGCCGTTCGCCTCTCGACAAATACGAGCGGGAAATCATTCGTTACATCGTCCGCTACGGGTACCGCAACCTGTTCGAAACGAGCGAAGGGTCGTGGCAAAAAGTGTGGGAATACATTACCGATGAGTTGTCTATCGACCATATCGAACTGAGCAATCCCCTCTACAAGCAAATCATGGAGCTCACGGCTGCCCAACGCGAACACGAGGCGCAGCAGGCATCGGCCCTGCGCAGCGAGTTACAGGCGAAGAGCCGCCAACGCATCGACGAGGCTATCGAACAGATTCGCCTCGAAAGTGGCGACATTGCCGACAAGCAACGCAAAGAGAGCGAAGCGCAGGAGCGTATCCTTGGCGAAACAGACGAGGAGTTGCAGACCTTCGAGACCAATTTTCTCGAACGCTATTTCACCACCTACCCCGACACGACCATCAGCCTGCTGGCCGTCGACCTGGTGAGCGAGAAATACCAGCTCAGCAAGGTCCACACCAAATTTCAAAAAATCGAGTCGGAGACCGACCGCTTGTGGGAACTCATTCCCCGGGCTATCTACGAACTGAAAAATGCCATTCTCGACCAGGCTATCAAACAGATACAGGAGCAAATCAGAGAGGCCTCGCGCAACAAGGACGACAAGCGGGTCGACGAACTCATTGAACAGAATGTTGAGCTGAACCAGGTGAGAACCACCCTGGCCAAACAGATAGGAGACCGCATTGTATCGCCCAAATAA
- a CDS encoding ABC transporter permease, with protein MSKISLIIEREYLTRVQKKSFILMTILSPIIMVALVFAPIWLSSLSSDETRLIAVIDQTGLYKDVYHSSDEYRFTYTQGSLSPEQMRIDGDESTTPYAYVIIKDNLLDNPQGMTIYSQKQITASCELEIISQMEDYLKDEKLLSYNIPDIKRIIDESNISLRVDTIRLEEDGAETQTSTEVVTIIGMAMTLIIYMFLMLYGGQVMSSVMQEKTNRIVEVMVSSVKPFELMIGKITSIGLVGLTQLGIWIIFLVGIFLSAGAYFSMSGGVDPSQINDMAAMTSGMSTIDTAQLTGEMGAMAEIQQMLGSINITQLLICFVLFFIGGYILYASLFAAIGSAVDNESDTQQFMVPITFIIIFALYAGIFSAENPDGPLALWCSMIPFTSPIVMMVRIPFGVSTWELVLSMVILYGSAIGLAWVAGRIYRVGILMYGKKPSYKEMIKWIRYKA; from the coding sequence ATGAGTAAAATATCGCTGATTATAGAACGCGAGTACCTCACCCGAGTTCAAAAGAAGTCGTTCATCTTGATGACGATTCTATCGCCCATCATCATGGTGGCCCTCGTCTTTGCCCCCATCTGGCTGTCGAGTCTGTCGAGCGATGAGACGCGGCTCATTGCCGTCATCGACCAGACCGGACTCTATAAAGATGTCTACCACAGCTCCGACGAATATCGCTTTACCTATACGCAAGGGAGTCTCTCGCCCGAACAGATGCGTATCGACGGCGACGAAAGCACCACCCCCTACGCCTACGTCATCATCAAGGACAACCTGCTCGACAATCCCCAGGGCATGACCATCTATTCGCAGAAACAGATTACGGCCAGTTGCGAATTGGAAATCATTTCGCAGATGGAGGATTATCTCAAAGACGAGAAACTACTCTCTTACAATATCCCCGACATCAAGCGCATCATCGACGAGTCGAACATCAGCCTCCGGGTCGATACCATTCGGCTCGAAGAGGACGGGGCCGAGACCCAGACCTCGACCGAGGTAGTGACCATCATCGGCATGGCCATGACCCTGATTATCTATATGTTCCTCATGCTCTATGGCGGGCAGGTCATGTCGAGCGTGATGCAGGAGAAGACCAATCGCATTGTCGAGGTGATGGTCTCGTCGGTCAAACCGTTTGAACTGATGATCGGCAAAATCACCAGCATCGGACTGGTGGGCCTCACCCAACTGGGCATCTGGATTATCTTCCTGGTCGGCATCTTCCTCTCGGCCGGAGCCTACTTTTCGATGAGCGGAGGCGTAGACCCCTCGCAGATTAACGACATGGCTGCCATGACCAGCGGTATGAGCACAATCGACACAGCTCAACTCACCGGCGAAATGGGTGCCATGGCAGAGATACAGCAGATGCTGGGCAGCATCAACATCACGCAGTTGCTCATCTGCTTCGTACTCTTCTTCATCGGGGGATATATCCTCTACGCTTCGCTGTTTGCCGCCATCGGTTCGGCCGTCGACAACGAGTCGGACACGCAGCAATTCATGGTGCCCATTACCTTTATTATCATCTTTGCCCTCTATGCCGGCATTTTCAGCGCCGAGAACCCCGATGGACCGCTGGCCCTGTGGTGCTCGATGATACCCTTTACCTCGCCTATCGTGATGATGGTGCGCATTCCCTTCGGGGTATCGACCTGGGAGTTGGTTCTCTCGATGGTTATCCTCTACGGCTCGGCCATCGGGTTAGCCTGGGTAGCTGGACGCATCTACCGCGTGGGCATACTCATGTATGGCAAGAAACCCAGCTACAAGGAGATGATCAAGTGGATACGCTACAAAGCCTGA